A genomic segment from Leptolyngbya boryana PCC 6306 encodes:
- a CDS encoding GIY-YIG nuclease family protein, protein MIYLLESKRQAALKIGITNNIDRRLQQLRTSCPDWECLRIVDLGSLATEGRIEAKIIETFKFYSIGGELFRYSLRLLGDIGRLLTSYEQGEV, encoded by the coding sequence ATGATTTATTTGTTAGAAAGCAAAAGACAGGCGGCTTTGAAGATCGGCATCACAAACAATATAGATCGACGGCTCCAGCAGTTGCGGACTTCCTGCCCGGACTGGGAATGCTTGAGGATCGTTGATTTGGGGTCGCTAGCAACCGAGGGAAGAATCGAAGCGAAAATCATTGAAACATTTAAGTTCTACTCGATCGGCGGCGAATTATTTAGGTACTCGCTCCGGTTGTTAGGTGATATTGGACGACTTCTGACTTCTTATGAGCAGGGCGAGGTTTGA
- a CDS encoding HNH endonuclease has translation MIKTVIFARELAAIWGCECVYCGSEATSRDHLTPQSLGGVHDLSNLAPCCKSCNSKKGAKTIEDFAGLEKAATIRAIAKEKALIHPNAVYGEGWRKPDRKNTVTLTDTAFVRLQALVDLGEYSSIDDAANYVLMSALTLKQFLRENSAC, from the coding sequence ATGATCAAGACCGTTATTTTCGCCCGTGAACTAGCTGCGATTTGGGGCTGTGAATGCGTTTACTGTGGCTCTGAAGCGACAAGTAGAGATCATTTAACGCCTCAATCGCTCGGTGGTGTTCACGACCTTTCAAACCTTGCCCCCTGCTGCAAATCCTGCAATTCCAAGAAAGGAGCAAAGACAATCGAGGATTTTGCAGGATTGGAGAAAGCTGCAACCATTCGAGCGATCGCAAAAGAGAAGGCGTTAATACACCCAAATGCAGTTTATGGAGAGGGATGGAGAAAGCCCGACAGGAAGAATACCGTAACACTCACTGATACTGCATTTGTAAGGCTTCAGGCGTTAGTTGATCTAGGTGAGTATTCCTCGATCGATGATGCTGCCAACTACGTTTTGATGTCTGCGCTAACACTGAAACAATTTCTTAGAGAAAACAGTGCCTGCTAG
- a CDS encoding tape measure protein encodes MSDNSLGRLELELTADASKLRQEIEAAERISKQKAESINASLQSAFSGNFQGKGQQIGDSVVRGIDGRLRDSKGRFVKSTEDAFGNPSQYQSHGRKIGDGISSGIQQSLKASSSALSRVFDGIFQGIGQSIFRAVMSPLSGSFNFIGDSVGQANRIEALTTALKYVSGNSQEAVANMKFLRDASDQLGYSLTALIPGFNSLAASTKGTQLEGQETRNIFYSIVEAGRTLGLSNEQIKNSLLAVSQMAGKNIVSMEELRGQLGESLPSAIQIFARAMGVSVQQFTKMVESGQVGADALTKFSRQINKEMGSAVPAALNTAAAASTNLQNQIEKLQENLGKGLQPATTASAKFLAQTLAEIQNSTAFDALNAEATKFADFLKENPQYAKLLGSALDELLTTGMKALVAEAERLLQYLEKNPDAIKQGIAQIADFGKIVADVVRFCGEVAGNLKTWNEWLRKSNEVLYGSGNLLEGVNKFLDYSKSVLTTWQGIVSTMANATGMSSDLKQTGNERPDSKAAALRDAIMGQESSGDHRAVNTKSGALGLYQIMPDNLPSWSKAAVGREVSPDEFLNDPKLQTKIANHQMATMFRTAMNSSGGNEDIAVRKVASEWYSGQQGLYDDPTPQSYGGESYPSIRDYTLSVLQRYKPIAAKLGNLNQSGNAPQSGGAMSDNSSASGGINTSSRSISTETSKGVSGVDFNAAPPQQQQEKIYPVIGSFPITSGYGNRQHPTRGGIRFHDGIDLGTPIGTPVVSPMDGKVIRSGGTQGKDGEFGGYGRLVEVAFKDGTTAFFAHLSQNLVKVGEQVKAGQILAKTGSSGDGTGPHLHLGASKNGQSIDPSFLLGYKRINSPTQGTAAGSNALTDLQAEQEAAKEARELLAKRRAKDKEATDRARLERDRDLALQRQREDAESESAIAKTRNPELKSQLQNQAQIAQKNRAAEDQIQKAKDDLADLIAARTAKVQDGAEGGIDYSKAIENQKKYIASLESLKSSLSEAPKAEWANKVTESLEKLTKATNEGGDAVFEMANQYENGDSPAIQHIKNLNSINAAYESQKQRINETLKSAKELAAVAPSADLSAIIGRNEANLQRLEEGQRRAIERANALEAKADEERAKQQRIDQISAGGERRNTLASGRLGLLQGQISLGNLIGGDTRDLQREEASLKEALRFEDQIDGLKQLHEQGKISFLTLQDLTRQAEQLNEVNLASINQQFNETREIINDNVLPPFKSFVTEMWQGTKSVGDAFKNMISGLLQNLAQLAVNKLFTSLFGKLFGGIGGEFSGVPDIASPILNFSGGGDVPAISGNSFRSGYGEISAALQREGPNAVLSALTPGEKVLDITEAMQYRRMFPNGIGSVANFAMGGDVGGIAPIAMGGGSGTIINIPVTVGSDSNIDPKAMSEAVRATVNDEIMRQKRQGGQFW; translated from the coding sequence ATGTCCGACAATTCCCTTGGCAGATTAGAGCTTGAGCTAACAGCGGATGCCAGCAAGCTAAGGCAAGAAATTGAGGCGGCGGAGCGCATCTCTAAGCAGAAAGCAGAATCCATCAATGCTTCTCTTCAGTCGGCATTTAGCGGCAACTTCCAAGGGAAAGGGCAGCAGATTGGCGACAGTGTTGTTCGCGGCATTGATGGGCGACTGCGAGACTCCAAAGGGAGATTCGTCAAATCGACCGAAGATGCCTTTGGGAATCCATCGCAATATCAATCCCACGGACGAAAGATTGGCGATGGCATCTCTAGTGGAATCCAGCAATCTCTCAAAGCCAGTAGTAGTGCGCTCTCAAGAGTCTTCGACGGCATCTTTCAGGGGATTGGTCAGAGCATTTTCAGGGCTGTGATGTCGCCGCTATCAGGCAGCTTTAACTTCATCGGAGATTCTGTTGGACAGGCGAACAGGATCGAAGCTTTGACGACTGCCTTGAAGTATGTTTCTGGCAACTCCCAAGAAGCTGTGGCGAACATGAAGTTTCTGCGCGATGCTTCTGACCAGCTTGGCTATTCGCTCACTGCTTTAATTCCTGGATTCAATAGTCTGGCAGCATCGACGAAGGGAACGCAGCTAGAAGGACAGGAAACGAGAAACATTTTTTACTCGATCGTCGAAGCAGGTCGAACTCTCGGACTGTCTAACGAACAAATCAAAAATTCACTCCTAGCTGTCAGTCAGATGGCGGGGAAAAATATCGTGTCGATGGAAGAATTACGTGGGCAACTCGGTGAAAGCCTTCCATCGGCGATCCAAATCTTTGCCCGTGCGATGGGCGTTTCTGTCCAGCAGTTTACCAAGATGGTTGAGTCAGGGCAGGTCGGAGCCGATGCCCTGACGAAGTTTTCACGGCAAATCAACAAAGAAATGGGCAGTGCTGTTCCTGCGGCACTCAACACTGCGGCGGCTGCATCAACGAATTTGCAGAATCAAATCGAAAAGCTCCAAGAGAATCTTGGCAAGGGATTGCAGCCTGCGACAACTGCCAGCGCAAAGTTCCTTGCCCAGACTCTAGCCGAAATTCAGAACTCAACAGCGTTCGATGCGCTAAATGCCGAGGCGACTAAGTTCGCAGACTTCCTCAAGGAAAATCCCCAGTATGCAAAGTTGCTTGGCTCCGCGCTGGATGAGTTACTAACGACCGGAATGAAGGCGCTAGTTGCCGAGGCTGAACGTCTCCTGCAGTATCTTGAAAAGAATCCAGATGCAATCAAACAGGGGATTGCCCAGATCGCAGACTTCGGAAAGATTGTTGCAGACGTGGTTCGATTCTGTGGCGAAGTTGCAGGGAACCTCAAGACCTGGAATGAATGGCTGAGAAAATCCAATGAAGTTCTCTATGGCTCTGGGAACCTGCTTGAAGGCGTGAATAAGTTTCTGGACTATTCCAAGTCAGTGCTGACAACTTGGCAGGGCATCGTCAGCACAATGGCGAACGCCACAGGTATGAGTTCAGACCTTAAGCAGACCGGGAATGAACGCCCAGACTCGAAGGCGGCGGCATTGCGAGACGCGATCATGGGTCAGGAGTCCAGTGGCGATCACAGGGCTGTAAACACCAAGAGCGGCGCACTTGGCTTGTACCAGATCATGCCTGATAATCTTCCGTCATGGAGTAAAGCGGCGGTAGGTCGAGAGGTTTCCCCTGATGAGTTCCTGAATGACCCAAAATTGCAAACAAAGATCGCCAATCATCAGATGGCGACGATGTTTAGAACAGCGATGAATTCTTCTGGTGGGAATGAAGATATTGCAGTTCGTAAGGTCGCGTCTGAGTGGTACTCAGGGCAGCAAGGCTTATACGATGACCCGACACCGCAAAGCTATGGCGGCGAGTCTTATCCAAGTATTCGGGATTATACGCTGTCAGTCTTGCAGCGTTACAAACCGATCGCAGCAAAGTTAGGCAATCTCAATCAAAGCGGCAATGCTCCCCAGTCAGGCGGCGCTATGAGTGACAATAGCTCGGCTTCTGGCGGCATCAACACATCGTCTCGATCTATTTCTACTGAAACATCGAAAGGCGTTTCAGGCGTTGATTTCAATGCCGCGCCGCCGCAACAGCAGCAAGAAAAAATTTATCCGGTGATCGGAAGTTTCCCCATTACCAGTGGTTATGGCAATCGTCAGCATCCTACGAGAGGCGGCATTCGTTTTCACGATGGTATTGACCTGGGAACACCCATAGGAACGCCCGTTGTTAGTCCGATGGACGGCAAGGTAATTCGTTCTGGTGGCACTCAGGGCAAGGACGGCGAATTCGGCGGGTACGGCAGATTAGTCGAAGTCGCGTTCAAGGACGGCACAACGGCATTCTTCGCCCACTTGTCTCAAAATTTAGTCAAGGTCGGGGAACAGGTTAAGGCTGGACAGATTCTTGCGAAAACTGGTAGCTCAGGCGACGGAACCGGTCCACATTTGCATTTAGGAGCATCGAAGAATGGGCAGTCGATTGACCCTTCGTTCCTACTCGGCTACAAGCGAATTAATTCCCCGACACAGGGAACAGCAGCAGGCAGCAATGCCCTCACCGACTTGCAGGCAGAGCAAGAGGCAGCGAAAGAAGCGCGGGAACTTCTCGCAAAGCGCAGAGCCAAGGATAAGGAAGCGACAGACCGTGCGCGGTTAGAGCGTGACCGTGACCTGGCATTGCAGCGACAGCGAGAAGATGCTGAGTCCGAATCCGCGATCGCTAAAACTCGAAATCCTGAACTCAAGTCACAACTTCAAAATCAAGCCCAGATCGCCCAGAAGAACCGCGCCGCAGAGGATCAGATTCAGAAGGCGAAGGATGACCTTGCTGATCTAATTGCCGCTAGAACTGCCAAGGTTCAGGATGGAGCCGAGGGCGGAATCGATTACAGCAAAGCGATCGAGAATCAGAAAAAATATATTGCTTCACTGGAAAGCTTGAAATCAAGCCTGTCGGAGGCTCCCAAAGCTGAATGGGCGAACAAGGTTACTGAGTCGCTGGAAAAGCTAACTAAGGCGACGAACGAAGGCGGCGATGCTGTTTTCGAGATGGCGAATCAATACGAAAATGGCGACTCACCAGCGATTCAACACATCAAAAATCTGAACTCTATTAATGCGGCGTATGAGTCCCAGAAGCAGCGCATCAACGAAACCTTGAAATCTGCCAAGGAACTTGCGGCGGTCGCTCCCAGCGCCGATCTGAGCGCCATTATCGGACGCAATGAAGCGAATCTTCAACGGCTAGAGGAAGGACAGAGACGCGCCATCGAACGTGCTAATGCTCTTGAAGCGAAGGCAGATGAGGAACGAGCTAAACAACAGCGCATCGACCAAATCTCTGCCGGAGGAGAACGCCGCAACACCTTAGCCAGTGGGCGACTGGGATTGCTGCAAGGTCAGATTTCCCTTGGCAACTTGATCGGCGGCGATACCCGTGACTTGCAGCGAGAGGAGGCTTCATTAAAAGAGGCTCTGCGTTTCGAGGATCAGATTGATGGATTGAAGCAACTGCATGAGCAGGGCAAGATTTCATTCCTCACTCTGCAAGACCTTACCAGGCAGGCAGAACAACTTAATGAAGTCAATTTGGCGAGCATCAATCAGCAGTTCAATGAAACCCGCGAGATTATTAATGACAATGTTTTACCGCCGTTTAAGAGCTTCGTGACCGAGATGTGGCAGGGCACTAAATCTGTCGGCGATGCGTTCAAGAATATGATTTCTGGATTGCTTCAGAATCTTGCCCAACTTGCCGTCAATAAATTGTTTACGAGTTTGTTTGGGAAACTGTTCGGCGGCATTGGCGGCGAATTTAGCGGTGTTCCCGACATTGCTTCGCCCATCCTGAACTTCTCCGGTGGTGGCGATGTGCCAGCGATCAGCGGGAATTCATTTAGAAGTGGCTACGGCGAAATCTCGGCTGCACTTCAACGAGAAGGGCCAAACGCTGTTCTTTCAGCGCTGACCCCCGGCGAAAAAGTTTTGGATATCACTGAAGCGATGCAATACAGACGCATGTTCCCGAACGGAATCGGCAGTGTCGCTAACTTTGCGATGGGAGGGGACGTTGGAGGAATCGCACCTATTGCAATGGGCGGAGGCTCAGGAACAATCATCAACATTCCAGTGACGGTTGGCAGTGACAGTAACATCGATCCGAAAGCAATGTCCGAAGCAGTCAGAGCAACCGTTAACGACGAAATTATGCGTCAGAAACGCCAGGGCGGACAGTTCTGGTAA
- a CDS encoding ParM/StbA family protein: MNYSPDRAALSLRNKVGYSSKLISIEISNSQGKRYGEGDINPLIVHSAWTHTIDRVARGKGTQSSPQIQTKDGETIWFGEMPALGEHQSIATLGRDKSEMAAFLLMPLLLPEDNGGAHGGHLRIVMSHHSYFDPAVKQRIEDQILGRHQFTRNGREVDVIVDSVELVPEGVGAYWLASELNQLKSGYTLSIEIGYRTVEVWLLDDAGEPIKGEPIQFGVFNLASAISSDDEVRTALLGTTDTPKTVKDTQIAIALKQGKIAKIKDQQWEAIKTRHLERWKDDVIGMIFSQHEAILTQAEQILFSGGGAMLLRERLLKANPNFWVDSDAQTASVRGSYYHFLSLA, from the coding sequence ATGAACTACTCACCTGATCGCGCTGCATTATCGCTAAGAAACAAAGTCGGTTACTCTTCCAAACTCATCAGCATTGAAATCAGCAATTCTCAAGGTAAACGGTACGGCGAAGGCGACATCAATCCCTTGATTGTGCATTCAGCTTGGACTCACACGATCGACAGAGTTGCCCGTGGGAAGGGAACACAATCTAGTCCGCAAATTCAGACCAAAGACGGCGAAACGATCTGGTTCGGTGAGATGCCTGCACTGGGCGAGCATCAATCGATCGCTACTCTCGGCAGAGACAAGTCTGAAATGGCTGCATTCCTGCTCATGCCTCTATTACTGCCTGAAGACAACGGCGGAGCGCATGGAGGTCATTTACGCATTGTGATGAGTCATCATAGCTACTTTGATCCAGCAGTTAAGCAACGCATCGAGGATCAGATTCTAGGGCGGCATCAATTCACCCGCAACGGACGTGAGGTTGATGTCATTGTTGATTCAGTTGAGCTTGTCCCAGAAGGCGTGGGTGCTTACTGGCTTGCCTCTGAATTGAATCAGTTGAAATCCGGCTATACCCTGAGCATTGAGATTGGCTACCGAACCGTCGAAGTTTGGTTACTTGATGATGCAGGGGAGCCAATTAAGGGTGAGCCGATTCAGTTTGGAGTGTTCAACCTGGCATCTGCGATCTCATCCGATGATGAAGTGAGAACTGCACTACTCGGAACCACTGACACGCCTAAGACAGTGAAGGATACCCAAATCGCGATCGCGCTGAAGCAAGGCAAGATTGCAAAGATTAAAGATCAGCAGTGGGAGGCAATCAAAACCCGTCACCTGGAACGCTGGAAAGATGATGTCATCGGGATGATCTTCAGTCAGCACGAAGCGATTTTGACCCAAGCAGAGCAGATTCTATTCTCTGGCGGCGGCGCGATGCTTTTGCGAGAAAGACTGCTCAAGGCTAACCCGAACTTCTGGGTAGACAGCGATGCTCAAACAGCTAGTGTACGAGGTTCGTACTATCACTTCCTGAGTTTGGCGTAG
- a CDS encoding ATP-binding protein, with the protein MALNKFNPQLMNDDQLLPATLLEMGDTLNFIETRKHTLRNEIKTSKIDAGVGKVSGLAGIAGGSALLILSNPLGGLVVAGSAVAYSMAVFAQWLQTGKLQLMPLSSKTQSERDIELSGSTETGNAYDVAAIQGARDSIREDAAYLSDREKIEYELLHFSPEGLLSAMNHVHPTQRWACYQFLIDAFLARTIQSYFANPQALRDVLGNPAIYTSHLPEASKRFPQYGLQSAGAIEGDAARASFQAPQIGSNTRLNAVEVQHAPMVQSVASTAQKQASEDIAKSLAEHLQSTLIVGQPGAGKGLTIAYATRWIKQLHPECEIWAIDPKSDPAEADYWKMCDRLLQCPIRPFTPAEDMEAIQDAIDNFIAEFQNSHAPMKLLIFDEALAVKEKTGKWFKGLMAGFNALCSMGRSSKQYGWLVSQSPNTDDFGISGGTRNVYRRVLLLAKSNQGLIANRSTFFSGEPTQSQLNETGRVYFDSITNSWGITPVYPDLVRDVPVNSESKSEPKSRRVSLESLMQSTEAEHPIEQFYHSENTVSDGNETDNDELEIRAEIKRFLLANSEGSKPRDLSARARKPVKGMSTDDIKLYLDVMVLEDEIYEVDGSFFANS; encoded by the coding sequence ATGGCTCTGAACAAGTTTAATCCGCAACTGATGAATGATGATCAGCTTCTCCCTGCAACCCTACTGGAGATGGGCGATACGCTGAATTTTATCGAGACTCGAAAACATACTCTACGCAATGAGATCAAGACATCTAAGATTGACGCAGGCGTTGGCAAAGTTTCAGGGTTAGCGGGTATTGCAGGCGGCAGCGCGTTACTCATTCTCAGCAATCCATTGGGGGGATTAGTGGTCGCAGGCAGCGCGGTTGCCTATTCGATGGCAGTCTTTGCTCAATGGCTGCAAACTGGCAAGCTGCAACTGATGCCACTGTCCAGTAAGACCCAATCAGAGCGAGACATTGAGTTATCCGGTTCGACCGAGACTGGAAACGCTTACGACGTTGCAGCAATCCAGGGAGCGAGAGATTCGATTCGAGAGGATGCAGCCTATTTGAGCGATCGCGAAAAGATTGAATATGAACTTCTGCACTTCTCCCCTGAAGGCTTGTTGTCAGCAATGAACCATGTTCACCCTACGCAACGGTGGGCGTGCTATCAGTTCTTGATTGATGCGTTTCTCGCGAGAACGATTCAGAGTTATTTCGCTAATCCCCAAGCATTGCGAGATGTTCTCGGCAATCCCGCGATTTATACCTCTCATCTGCCAGAAGCATCGAAGCGCTTCCCACAGTACGGATTGCAAAGCGCGGGTGCAATTGAAGGGGATGCAGCGAGAGCATCATTCCAAGCCCCGCAAATCGGCTCCAATACCCGCTTAAACGCGGTAGAGGTACAACACGCGCCAATGGTTCAAAGCGTTGCTTCTACGGCTCAAAAACAGGCATCAGAAGACATTGCCAAGTCACTTGCTGAACATCTGCAATCGACTCTGATTGTCGGACAGCCGGGAGCCGGAAAAGGGTTGACGATCGCTTATGCAACTCGCTGGATCAAACAGTTGCATCCTGAATGTGAAATTTGGGCGATTGATCCGAAGTCTGACCCGGCAGAGGCGGATTACTGGAAGATGTGCGATCGCTTGCTGCAATGCCCTATTCGTCCGTTCACTCCTGCTGAGGACATGGAAGCCATTCAAGACGCGATCGACAACTTCATTGCAGAGTTTCAGAACTCACATGCACCAATGAAGCTTCTGATTTTTGATGAAGCCTTAGCGGTGAAGGAAAAGACTGGGAAGTGGTTCAAGGGACTGATGGCAGGGTTTAACGCGCTTTGCTCAATGGGACGGAGTTCTAAGCAGTACGGCTGGTTAGTCAGCCAATCACCGAACACTGATGACTTCGGTATTAGTGGCGGTACTCGCAACGTTTACAGACGGGTGCTGTTATTGGCGAAATCAAATCAAGGTTTGATTGCCAATCGCTCGACTTTCTTTAGTGGTGAGCCAACGCAATCGCAACTGAACGAAACAGGGCGAGTGTACTTTGATTCGATTACGAATTCGTGGGGAATCACTCCGGTTTACCCTGATTTGGTTCGAGATGTTCCTGTAAATTCAGAATCTAAATCAGAGCCGAAATCGCGCAGAGTATCACTCGAATCATTAATGCAATCGACTGAAGCCGAACATCCTATCGAGCAGTTTTATCACAGCGAAAATACTGTATCTGATGGGAACGAAACCGACAACGATGAACTCGAAATCAGGGCAGAAATCAAACGCTTTCTACTGGCAAACAGCGAGGGTTCTAAGCCTCGCGATCTGTCAGCCAGAGCGAGAAAACCTGTTAAAGGGATGTCTACCGATGACATCAAGCTTTATCTGGATGTGATGGTACTCGAAGATGAAATCTACGAGGTAGACGGAAGCTTTTTTGCTAACAGTTAG